The Macaca nemestrina isolate mMacNem1 chromosome 12, mMacNem.hap1, whole genome shotgun sequence genome contains a region encoding:
- the LOC105469785 gene encoding LOW QUALITY PROTEIN: putative insulin-like growth factor 2 antisense gene protein (The sequence of the model RefSeq protein was modified relative to this genomic sequence to represent the inferred CDS: deleted 1 base in 1 codon), with the protein ARGLETLYRPAGAPLLRVPFRSPLPAPLRGPPAAFPTNEIFAISKRKWRGFRGAQPERAQPPASSPQPGPVPHAGLSGGSRIRAPAPAGQQQMRAESRAGAQRQRGPARRGAHREAGGCDRGRTRSSGGGRSNALWRAVDAAEGREEQGADLALAPLSGEGHACWRQLGWTGKSDGGPKLEASTPDSTDHPKAARPTQSQKSSPARTSVLWRLQEACSAHTCSGPWKHLEPTTELQIPAV; encoded by the exons GCCCGCGGGCTAGAGACGCTTTACCGCCCGGCGGGAGCGCCTCTCCTCCGCGTCCCTTTCCGCAGCCCCCTGCCCGCCCCACTTAGGGGCCCTCCAGCCGCTTTCCCCACAAATGAGATCTTTGCAATAAGCAAACGAAAGTGGCGCGGATTTCGGGGCGCCCAGCCGGAGCGAGCGCAGCCGCCA GCCTCAAGTCCGCAGCCGGGTCCCGTGCCCCACGCCGGCCTCTCCGGCGGCAGCCGGATACGAGCGCCAGCACCGGCGGGACAGCAGCAGATGAGGGCCGAGAGCCGGGCAGGGGCGCAGAGGCAGCGGGGACCGGCGCGGCGGGGAGCTCACCGCGAGGCTGGAGGCTGCGATCGCGGGCGCACCAGGAGCTCAGGCGGCGGGCGATCGAACGCTCTGTGGCGGGCGGTGGACGCTGCTGAAG GGAGGGAGGAGCAG GGCGCTGACCTTGCGCTCGCTCCCCTCTCTGGCGAAGGACACGCTTGCTGGCGTCAGCTCGGCTGGACTGGGAAGTCCGACGGAGGACCCAAACTGGAAGCCTCCACGCCAGACAGCACAGACCACCCAAAGGCTGCTCGACCCACCCAAAGCCAAAA GAGCTCCCCTGCCAGGACCTCAGTGCTGTGGAGACTGCAGGAAGCCTGCTCTGCCCACACCTGCTCTGGCCCCTGGAAACACCTGGAGCCCACCACAGAACTCCAGATCCCAGCTGTGTGA